The Erigeron canadensis isolate Cc75 chromosome 4, C_canadensis_v1, whole genome shotgun sequence genome window below encodes:
- the LOC122595339 gene encoding uncharacterized mitochondrial protein AtMg00810-like codes for MDVKSAFLNGKLDEEVSVEQPLGFEDLAKPHHIYVDDISFGSSSRKLCTKFISLMSSHFGMSMMGELTFFLGLQICQLPNGIFINLEKYIRDMLAKFDMSNITLKPTPMSPPNNLHADPEGKHVNPTHYRGMIGSLMYLTTSRPDIMFATCLCARYQASPRESHLLVVKRIFKYLKGTSILGLGIP; via the exons atggatgtaaagagtgctttcctaaatggaaaactcgatgaGGAAGTTTCTGTTGAGCAGCCacttggttttgaagatctagcCAAACCACACCAT ATATATGTAGATGACATCAGCTTTGGATCCTCCAGCAGGAAACTTTGCACCAAGTTCATCTCACTGATGTCCTCTCACTTTGggatgagcatgatgggtgagctgactttctttcttggtttacaaattTGCCAACTTCCTAATGGCATCTTTATCAATCTAGAGAAGTATATTCGTGACATGCTAGCTAAATTTGACATGTCCAATATCACTCTTAAACCTACTCCTATGTCTCCACCtaataatctccatgctgatcctGAGGGCAAGCATGTGAATCCCACTCACTATCGGGGAATGATtggctcgctgatgtatctcacaacaagtcgtcctgatatcatgtttgccaCTTGCCTGTGTGCAAGATACCAAGCATCTCCTAGGGAATCTCACCTTCTAGTTGTCAAAagaatttttaagtatttaaaaGGCACTTCCATATTGGGTCTTGGTATCCCATAG